In Drosophila santomea strain STO CAGO 1482 chromosome 2L, Prin_Dsan_1.1, whole genome shotgun sequence, a single window of DNA contains:
- the LOC120443759 gene encoding piezo-type mechanosensitive ion channel component isoform X18, with protein sequence MVFSYACMVLQRIVVPAVLVLAALMRPVGISFVYLLMFFVSPFVPLATRRNFKGSVTAFFIILLALSTLLLLGHITLQILAVSLTLPIYNCSFSEQLLRHIGFVSFIDLQPFAIIEWLVPEVLVFATSLGSYLTVKRVASQPVGVEQLENGEVVDGQAENEQTSSQPAATDANGGDVQQVTVTTPLQQQQQQLRKRVSMISQHIHFEGLVKISPLFCLATLFFAAVLRPSVPGGFYFLIFLLAGTYWATCQTLQRGFALLLRCVMVVLVLHSLSIVSYQTPWMQDHLNHTTLTARLIGLEPLIESYCSPDIRVFLYNNKLSLDSYLNPFALFFAYFALALTTKHLIKPRLVRQSTRKARTPQPLESGSSVAPSVTQRGNDIQLDSLEQRSEQENTTTSILDQISYGFVSVGGFIYQNSYIFTNILMMAWSIVYHSWLTFVLLLWANVLWMIPNQRKAMMRSSPFIVLYAEALLIAQYIYGMDLNNEELPTSVPTAGINLQQIGFERPIENQMRPCVPLIVKTAFVLMFWVTSRQFFKEKRDRRRDSTLADIIAPLQITVGSAGSSYLINDGKKTSKFLKKAGDVIKNLLVRLWIWLLVLVIFLCAITGENMTGFRICYMALFLFFLLVFQSSSKAWVKIMYGFWLFLIFYAMSILILIYTYQFDKFDKYWSDYLNVSATLQKDIGLKRYQTKDLFLHLVSPTIIVILTVIQVHYFHKRFIASLQQQPLAGGSAQQKPTETTALEPAPSKRRGSAGSLRRSQGPSAEAAPGATTDFETSVRDLVRISFRKIKNKSEYIFKNFKDVFWRFLELHIMKAVYIAAFVCSVSEVCVLHIIFVGFCVLGATSRKAVQVVISRLISFIVTIIVLSKMIYQIEYLSHSQHNVVCSDNRTANNAEWIGLTKADKVTGGLMSLLRTYIIYMVIVTMHAVITLRQLQMRVKIGALNAPPTKLLFPNIIRADAEKDLVGLVKYLLNFGFYKFGIEISLIALVSTITYRQDIVAVVYALWLVVLLLLRRSQCAKIWGVFQAFFAISILTQYIVLVGLPPSSCLVYPWDEGPFGEGIQRWTMLPGTLHFNHVPKLIFDFIVLVILNRQKSIFCIEQRYASNDDYPGGSNRSVIADIAQLGRVPFDNPTHDFCSYIRNYSDILKNGVLCGFYWFTLAVVFLAGTNIADLLALGYLIGAFIFLWQGSDFYLRPIHTIIFRWKWLLAFNVANILIKTSFQMAGCLFMTQLTKDCCWLVHMLGITCTSNVLTEQIMLPEEAELTLKPGECPKITHQVVLLWDTICFAFIIFQLRIFKSHYFCHIITDTKANNILASRGADIIESLRHKQIAHRHDHEKQVLHKIKRKMERIRATQQKMLRPLDKQTHFDGRRTPSEHAISDVAPLAHNSSFTSCQGSGYLTPDEHSSATSATSSPARASILSSCAGSVESVDSADAAVIIEPEIKVMTCEEITDYVDVQSVSEEETTMAMPKKLLESLTTSKDTQSRECVFKSPELSKPTTPSTDVLSSLLTEGFLEPKRISLGLASPELTAPVGMQSLAPPLAAYATAMASSAASSVLSSNLTPNLRREHRRQSSTNAAVSWNETVSIKRSPMKKQMSADKEEVVTMRHKSLHRRHQSMGNASYSLDEASQSQSQRKRLSGNLSGTRDETALRSAQRPHSWGPVGTSSYMESLMCAFYEPALLHGPSTRAGDYYMFEEMDDKFELDLIHDEIDFLEEENITESEMKMQRRKTLYDVWKDLNDAEYRRHFYMRERSYASEPGSRIILKLDDEKEKIGPDLGLPSDDDEDDDTIECDLGMRTSTLSEPLDFGRRSQTLLEVKSKDAPTGEFPSTSKGISKERDAATASSSASPAPTRDVGDLPVIPPPLTGLGREQTSKETSDSKSKMEVDSGEVTAKDSDEDFDTNPIIRLLEGFLVTLTIRLNRFSRNYRFVNRILAGEKKTLKESSSLNRLGLSSAAAMFHFLKSNLESDESVPPASSSTPRRVVIAPPNATEHSDPTSTTLNTNTTTTPLSPPEPLQPLKPTTTSTPQQQHQHNRAAEEIIELPVDTVDGVTYRKQSINSSPPAKGTMLSRKSDCGLPEIRIKAPSVERGAHYYHNHHSGGGSGSLSKHWSYEQVDSAGEFNLEEENFAQRDHHIIVEVLISSWYALLANTDLICYIVVFINQVVNASLISLPLPIMVFLWGTLSLPRPTKTFWVTLIAYTQAIVLIKCIFQFKLIWSNYHQLPNQPLTPAKIFGVENKAHYAIYDLILLLVLFLHRYLLKSQGLWKSGYKDTDNQFTKPTASIDERDDSDNLSQPDSRQLNDDAAQKLSLQVSQASLPGSPEFSKTGINQLERTKYTSSLYKFFFSLVHKSRLATDVYALMFLCDFVNFFVLLFGFTAFGTQQTESDEGVQTYLAENKVPIPFLIMLLVQFLLIVIDRALYLRKALVNKIIFHFFSVIGIHIWMFFVVPAVTERTFNSLAPPIIFYVIKCFYMLLSSYQIKSGYPKRILGNFFTKGFSMVNMIAFKVYMQIPFLYELRTILDWVCIDSTMTIFDWLKMEDIFSNIYLIRCTRQSETDFPAMRAQKKASLSKLIMGGTVVLLIVICIWGPLCLFALGNAVGTSNVPFHVSLSIRIGPYDPIYTTNNYDSIFEINPEMYSQMTNAYIKEKQALTFIAGYDATDVAAVRLAGNSPSLWNIAPPDRQRLLNDLRNNHTLKARFSYSLTRKAPAKGLKENVGDEHAISLDESFEGRAALIHMLSETHDVEPIHSNGTTNGTTPEVEEVVVIPGMIPKFIKVLNSGDAAVVSVLSQKHYDYRPLVIKMHRDNETNGLWWEIRDFCNDTFYNETLSKFAYSNCTSGIVMYTFNDKKFPSTFSFLTAGGIIGLYTTFVLLASRFMKSFIGGQNRKIMFEDLPYVDRVLQLCLDIYLVREALEFALEEDLFAKLLFLYRSPETLIKWTRPKEEYVDDDGDTDSIPSRMSVRRPEQLQPQQPQ encoded by the exons ATGGTCTTCAGCTATGCGTGCATGGTGCTCCAGCGCATCGTGGTGCCAGCGGTCCTGGTACTCG CTGCCCTGATGCGACCAGTGGGCATATCCTTTGTGTACCTTCTGATGTTCTTCGTGTCGCCCTTTGTCCCGCTGGCCACGCGACGCAACTTCAAAGGATCTGTGACTGCCTTCTTCATCATCCTGCTGGCGCTGAGCACGCTGCTCCTCTTGGGTCACATAACGCTCCAGATTCTGGCGGTCAGCCTCACGCTGCCCATCTACAACTGCTCGTTCAGTGAGCAACTGCTGCGACACATTGGCTTTGTGAGCTTCATTGATCTACA GCCATTTGCCATCATTGAATGGCTGGTGCCCGAGGTGCTGGTATTCGCCACCTCACTGGGATCGTATCTCACTGTGAAGCGAGTGGCCTCTCAGCCCGTCGGCGTCGAGCAGCTGGAAAACGGCGAAGTGGTCGATGGCCAGGCGGAAAACGAGCAGACATCTTCTCAGCCTGCTGCCACAGATGCCAATGGTGGAGATGTGCAACAGGTCACGGTCACCACGccactgcagcaacagcagcagcagctgaggAAGCGAGTGTCCATGATCAGTCAGCACATTCACTTTGAGGGATTGGTCAAGATCT CTCCTCTGTTCTGCCTGGCCACGCTATTCTTTGCGGCCGTGCTGCGTCCCTCGGTGCCTGGCGGATTTTACTTTCTCATTTTCCTGCTGGCCGGCACCTACTGGGCAACATGCCAGACGCTGCAACG GGGCTTTGCATTGTTGCTGCGCTGCGTGATGGTCGTCCTCGTGCTGCACTCCCTGTCCATTGTATCCTACCAGACGCCATGGATGCAGGACCACCTCAATCATACCACCCTGACAGCCCG TTTGATTGGACTGGAACCGCTTATTGAATCCTACTGCTCGCCGGATATACGTGTCTTTCTGTACAATAATAAGCTGTCCCTGGACTCGTATCTCAATCCCTTTGCGTTGTTCTTTGCCTACTTCGCACTGGCCCTGACCACCAAGCATCTCATTAAGCCACGG TTGGTGCGGCAAAGCACGCGCAAGGCACGCACACCCCAACCGCTGGAAAGTGGATCCTCGGTGGCGCCCAGTGTCACTCAGCGGGGCAACGACATACAGCTGGACTCGTTGGAACAGCGATCGGAGCAGGAGAACACCACCACATCCATACTGGATCAGATTTCGTATGGCTTCGTCAGCGTGGGAGGATTCATATATCAGAACAGCTATATATTCACCAACATTCTTATGATG GCCTGGTCCATAGTGTATCACAGTTGGCTGACTTttgtgctgttgctgtgggCCAACGTGCTGTGGATGATTCCTAACCAGAGGAAGGCCATGATGCGGTCCAGTCCCTTCATAGTCCTATATGCTGAGGCCCTTTTGATTGCCCAATACATATACGGCATGGATCTCAACAACGAAGAACTGCCCACGAGCGTTCCA ACTGCGGGCATTAACCTGCAACAAATTGGCTTCGAACGACCAATCGAAAACCAAATGCGGCCATGTGTGCCGCTGATCGTAAAGACAGCCTTTGTGCTAATGTTTTGGGTGACATCGCGGCAGTTCTTTAAGGAGAAGCGTGATCGCCGAAGGGACAGCACACTGGCGGATATCATTGCCCCACTGCAGATCACTGTGGGATCGGCTGGCTCCAGCTACCTCATCAACGATGGCAAGAAGACCTCAAAGTTCCTAAAGAAGGCCGGCGATGTGATCAAGAATCTACTGGTGCGTCTGTGGATCTGGCTACTGGTGCTGGTTATCTTCCTCTGCGCCATCACTGGCGAGAACATGACCGGCTTCCGCATCTGCTACATGGCCCTGTTCCTATTCTTCTTGCTAGTCTTTCAATCGTCGTCCAAGGCATGGGTTAAGATTATGTACGGCTTCTGGCTGTTTTTGATCTTCTATGCCATGTCCATACTTATATTGATCTACACATATCAATTCGACAAGTTCGACAAGTACTGGAGCGACTATCTCAATGTGTCCGCGACGCT GCAAAAGGACATCGGGCTTAAGCGCTACCAGACCAAGGATCTGTTCCTTCATTTGGTCTCACCGACGATTATTGTGATCCTGACCGTCATCCAAGTGCACTACTTCCACAAGCGCTTCATCGCCTcattgcaacagcagccgtTGGCTGGCGGATCGGCACAGCAGAAACCCACGGAGACAACTGCCTTGGAACCGGCGCCATCAAAGCGACGTGGCAGCGCCGGTTCACTGCGTAGATCCCAGGGTCCATCGGCGGAGGCTGCTCCAGGAGCCACCACCGATTTCGAGACATCTGTGCGAGACTTGGTGCGCATTTCGTTCCGCAAGATCAAAAACAAGTCGGAGTACATTTTCAAGAACTTCAAGGATGTCTTCTGGCGCTTCCTGGAGCTGCACATCATGAAGGCTGTGTATATCGCAGCCTTCGTGTGCAGTGTCAGCGAAGTCTGCGTACTGCACATTATCTTTGTGGGTTTCTGTGTGCTGGGCGCCACCTCGCGCAAGGCCGTCCAGGTGGTGATCAGCCGCCTCATCTCGTTCATTGTCACCATCATAGTTCTGTCCAAGATGATCTACCAGATCGAGTACTTAAGTCACTCGCAGCACAACGTGGTTTGT TCTGACAACCGGACGGCCAACAATGCGGAGTGGATTGGTCTCACCAAGGCCGACAAGGTGACGGGCGGACTGATGAGCCTGTTGCGCACCTACATCATCTACATGGTTATTGTGACCATGCACGCAGTGATCACCTTGCGGCAGCTTCAAATGCGCGTGAAGATTGGAGCACTGAATGCTCCACCCACCAAGCTGCTGTTCCCCAATATTATTCGAGCTGATGCTGAGAAGGATCTGGTGGGACTGGTCAAGTATCTCCTCAACTTTGGCTTCTACAAATTTGGCATTGAGATATCGCTTATCGCCCTGGTCTCCACCATCACATATCGCCAGGATATTGTGGCCGTAGTCTATGCTCTGTGGCTGGTGGTGCTTTTGCTTCTGAGGAGATCCCAGTGCGCCAAAATATGGGGCGTGTTTCAGGCATTCTTTGCCATCTCCATACTGACACAGTACATAGTGCTGGTCGGACTGCCGCCGAGCTCATGTCTGG TTTATCCTTGGGATGAAGGTCCCTTTGGCGAGGGCATACAACGCTGGACGATGCTGCCAGGAACCTTGCACTTCAATCACGTGCCCAAGCTAATCTTCGACTTCATTGTCTTGGTCATTCTAAACCGACAGAAGAGTATCTTCTGCATCGAACAGCGTTATGCCAGTAACGACGACTATCCGGGTGGCAGCAATCGCAGTGTGATCGCCGATATTGCTCAGCTAGGTCGCGTTCCCTTCGACAATCCCACCCACGACTTTTGCTCTTACATACGGAACTATTCGGACATCCTCAAGAATGGAGTGTTGTGCGGCTTCTACTGGTTTACTCTGGCAGTTGTGTTCTTGGCCGGCACCAATATTGCAGATCTACTGGCCCTGGGTTATCTGATCGGAGCGTTTATCTTCCTGTGGCAGGGATCTGATTTCTATCTGCGTCCCATACACACCATCATCTTTCGCTGGAAGTGGCTGCTGGCATTCAATGTGGCCAACATACTCATCAAGACGTCCTTCCAGATGGCCGGCTGTTTGTTCATGACACAACTGACCAAAGACTGCTGCTGGCTGGTGCACATGCTCGGCATCACCTGTACGAGCAATGTGCTTACAGAGCAAATAATGCTGCCGGAGGAGGCAGAGTTAACGCTGAAGCCAGGCGAATGTCCTAAGATCACCCACCAGGTGGTCCTCCTGTGGGACACGATTTGCTTTGCCTTCATCATCTTCCAGCTGCGCATCTTCAAGTCGCACTACTTCTGTCACATCATAACGGacacaaaagcaaacaacatcCTGGCCTCAAG AGGAGCCGACATCATTGAGAGCCTACGACACAAGCAGATTGCCCATCGCCACGACCATGAAAAGCAGGTGCTACACAAGATCAAGCGAAAGATGGAGCGCATCCGAGCCACGCAGCAGAAGATGCTTCGACCCTTGGACAAACAAACCCACTTTGACG GGCGACGCACGCCCTCAGAGCACGCCATCTCCGATGTGGCCCCGTTGGCCCACAATAGCAGCTTCACCTCTTGCCAGGGCTCTGGTTATCTGACCCCAGATGAGCATAGCTCCGCCACCTCAGCCACTTCATCGCCAGCAAGGGCATCGATCCTCTCCAGCTGTGCAGGCAGCGTGGAAAGCGTGGACAGCGCAGATGCTGCCGTGATTATTGAACCAGAAATCAAGGTGATGACGTGTGAGGAGATTACGGATTATGTGGATGTGCAGTCGGTCAGTGAGGAGGAGACAACTATGGCCATGCCTAAGAAACTTTTGGAGTCCTTAACCACTTCTAAAGACACTCAATCGAGGGAATGTGTTTTCAAAAGCCCAGAGCTTTCGAAGCCAACCACGCCGAGTACGGATGTCCTGTCTTCACTCCTGACCGAGGGATTTTTGGAACCGAAACGGATATCTTTGGGATTGGCTTCTCCTGAGCTGACTGCTCCTGTTGGGATGCAGAGCCTGGCTCCTCCGTTGGCTGCTTATGCCACAGCCATGGCCTCCAGTGCGGCCAGTTCTGTCCTGTCCTCGAATCTTACTCCGAATCTGCGGCGTGAACATCGCCGCCAGTCATCAACCAATGCCGCTGTTTCCTGGAACGAAACGGTTTCCATCAAACGATCACCCATGAAAAAGCAAATG TCGGCGGATAAGGAGGAGGTGGTAACCATGCGGCACAAGTCGCTCCACCGCCGACACCAGAGCATGGGGAATGCCAGTTACTCCTTGGACGAAGCCAGCCAGTCGCAATCGCAGCGCAAGCGGCTGTCCGGCAACTTATCCGGAACTCGGGACGAGACCGCCCTGCGATCGGCACAGAGGCCACATAGCTGGGGACCCGTGGGTACGAGCTCCTATATGGAGTCGCTGATGTGCGCCTTCTACGAGCCTGCTCTGCTGCATGGACCAT CTACCCGTGCTGGTGACTACTACATGTTCGAGGAGATGGACGATAAGTTTGAGCTTGACTTGATACACGACGAGATTGACTTCCTCGAGGAGGAGAACATCACCGAGAGCGAGATGAAGATGCAGCGACGCAAGACGCTCTACGAT GTGTGGAAGGATCTGAATGATGCCGAGTACCGTCGCCACTTCTATATGCGTGAGCGTTCCTACGCCTCAGAGCCGGGCTCTCGCATTATCCTGAAGTTGGACGACGAGAAGGAGAAGATTGGCCCCGATCTCGGCCTACCCAGCGACGACGATGAGGACGACGATACCATTGAGTGCGATCTGGGCATGCGCACCTCGACGCTGTCCGAACCGCTCGACTTTGGTCGTCGCAGCCAGACGCTGCTCGAGGTT AAGTCGAAGGACGCACCCACTGGCGAGTTTCCCTCCACCAGCAAGGGTATTTCCAAGGAACGCGATGCCGCGACAGCTTCTAGTTCGGCCTCTCCAGCGCCAACTAGGGATGTGGGTGATCTGCCCGTAATTCCGCCACCTTTGACTGGCCTGGGACGCGAGCAAACCTCCAAGGAGACCTCCGATAGCAAGTCTAAAATGGAAGTGGACAGCGGAGAGGTGACGGCCAAGGATTCGGATGAGGACTTTGATACAAATCCAATTATCAGGCTGCTCGAGGGCTTCTTGGTCACGCTGACCATAAGACTGAACCGCTTCTCGCGCAACTATCGCTTTGTAAATCGCATCCTGGCCGGCGAAAAGAAGACCCTGAAG GAGTCCAGCTCGTTGAATCGTCTGGGGCTGTCCAGTGCCGCTGCCATGTTCCACTTCCTCAAGTCCAATCTCGAGAG CGATGAAAGTGTCCCGCCCGCCTCCTCATCCACTCCACGGCGGGTGGTGATCGCACCACCGAATGCCACCGAGCACTCAGACCCCACCAGCACCACACTGAACACGAACACGACAACCACACCGCTATCACCACCAGAACCACTGCAACCACTGAAACCAACTACAACCAGTAcaccacagcaacagcatcagcataATCGCGCTGCCGAAGAAATCATCGAACTGCCTGTAGATACTGTTGATGGAGTCACCTATAG aAAACAATCAATCAATTCATCGCCGCCAGCAAAGGG CACGATGCTCAGTCGAAAATCGGATTGTGGCCTGCCAGAGATCCGAATTAAAGCGCCATCTGTCGAGCGCGGTGCACACTATTACCATAATCATCACAGCGGCGGTGGCTCAGGATCCTTGAGCAAACACTGGTCCTACGAGCAGGTGGACAG CGCGGGTGAATTCAATCTGGAGGAGGAGAACTTTGCCCAGAGGGATCATCATATCATTGTCGAGGTGCTGATCTCCTCGTGGTATGCCTTATTGGCCAACACGGATCTCATCTGCTACATTGTGGTGTTCATCAATCAG gTGGTCAATGCCAGTCTTAtttcgctgccgctgcccaTAATGGTCTTTTTGTGGGGAACACTGTCTCTGCCACGTCCCACTAAAACCTTCTGGGTCACCTTGATTGCCTACACCCAGGCCATCGTGCTGATCAAGTGCATCTTCCAGTTTAAACTGATCTGGTCCAATTACCACCAACTGCCCAATCAGCCGCTGACACCTGCCAAAATATTCGGCGTGGAGAACAAGGCCCACTATGCGATTTACGATCTGATCCTTTTGCTGGTTCTATTCCTGCATCGCTATCTGCTTAAGTCACAAGGCCTGTGGAAATCGGGCTACAAGGACACGGACAACCAGTTCACCAAACCCACCGCTAGCAT TGATGAACGCGACGATAGCGACAACTTATCACAACCGGATTCCCGCCAGCTAAACGATGATGCTGCTCAGAAGCTGAGTCTTCAAGTGAGTCAGGCTTCCTTGCCAGGATCGCCTGAATTCAGCAAGACTGGCATCAATCAGCTTGA GCGCACCAAGTACACCTCATcattatacaaatttttctTCAGTTTGGTTCACAAATCCCGTCTAGCCACAGATGTATATGCTCTGATGTTCCTCTGCGATTTTGTGAACTTCTTTGTGCTTCTGTTCGGCTTCACTGCATTTGGA ACTCAGCAAACGGAAAGTGACGAAGGTGTGCAGACATATCTCGCGGAGAACAAAGTGCCCATACCATTCCTGATTATGTTACTGGTTCAGTTCCTGCTCATCGTCATTGATCGAGCCTTGTACCTGCGCAAAGCCCTGGTGAACAAGATCATCTTCCACTTCTTTTCGGTTATCGGAATACACATCTGGATGTTCTTCGTTGTGCCTGCAGTTACGGAACGCACTTTCAACTCCCTCGCACCTCCAATAATATTCTACGTGATAAAGTGCTTTTACATGCTGCTCAGCTCTTATCAAATCAAATCCGGTTACCCCAAGCGCATTCTGGGCAATTTCTTCACCAAGGGATTCTCGATGGTCAATATGATTGCCTTTAAGGTGTACATGCAGATTCCATTCCTGTACGAGCTGCGAACAATATTAGACTGGGTGTGCATTGACAGCACAATGACCATTTTTGACTGGCTGAAGATGGAGGACATTTTCTCGAATATATACCTAATCCGGTGCACCCGGCAGTCAGAGACAGATTTTCCAGCTATGAGAGCTCAGAAGAAAGCCTCACTTTCCAAGCTCATAATGGGTGGCACCGTCGTCCTCCTGATAGTGATTTGCATTTGGGGGCCACTGTGTTTGTTTGCCCTTGGCAACGCGGTGGGCACCTCGAATGTGCCCTTTCATGTGTCGCTATCAATACGAATCGGACCCTATGATCCCATCTACACAACGAACAACTACGACAGTATCTTTGAGATCAATCCTGAGATGTATTCTCAGATGACTAATGCATACATTAAGGAGAAACAGGCTTTGACGTTTATCGCTGGTTATGATGCAACGGATGTGGCTGCGGTTAGACTAGCTGGCAATTCGCCTTCCCTGTGGAACATAGCACCGCCAGATAGGCAGCGATTACTAAATGATTTAAGAAACA ATCACACACTGAAGGCGCGGTTCTCTTATTCTCTCACCCGGAAGGCTCCTGCCAAGGGGCTAAAGGAAAATGTGGGGGACGAGCATGCCATATCCCTGGATGAGTCCTTTGAGGGACGAGCAGCACTCATTCATATGCTAAGTGAAACCCATGACGTTGAGCCAATTCACAGCAATGGCACAACAAATGGTACCACACCCGAAGTCGAAGAAGTGGTGGTGATACCCGGTATGATACCCAAGTTTATCAAGGTTCTCAATTCGGGCGACGCTGCGGTGGTAAGTGTGTTGAGCCAAAAACACTACGACTACCGACCGCTGGTTATCAAAATGCATCGCGACAACGAGACCAATGGATTGTGGTGGGAGATTCGGGACTTCTGCAACGATACCTTCTACAACGAAACTCTGTCGAAGTTTGCATACAGCAACTGTACTTCAGGGATTGTGATGTACACGTTCAACGATAAAAAGTTCCCATCCACGTTCAGTTTCCTCACAGCGGGAGG CATCATTGGCCTGTATACCACCTTTGTGTTATTGGCCTCGCGCTTTATGAAGTCCTTTATTGGTGGGCAAAACAGAAAGATAATGTTTGAGGATCTGCCATACGTTGATAGAGTGCTGCAGCTCTGTCTGGACATTTATCTG GTACGGGAGGCATTGGAATTCGCGCTGGAAGAAGACCTGTTTGCCAAATTACTCTTCCTATACCGATCGCCCGAAACGCTAATCAAGTGGACCCGTCCCAAGGAGGAGTACGTGGACGATGACGGTGACACCGACTCGATTCCCAGTCGAATGAGCGTGCGCCGGCCCGAGCAGCTGCAGCCACAGCAACCGCAATAA